A window from Symphalangus syndactylus isolate Jambi chromosome 22, NHGRI_mSymSyn1-v2.1_pri, whole genome shotgun sequence encodes these proteins:
- the GYPC gene encoding glycophorin-C isoform X1, which translates to MASASTTMHITTIAHELSSQIPTIMEIPMTSEPDPGMASASTTLDIAIIAGVIAAVAIVLVCLLFVMLHYMYRHKGTYHTNEAKGTEFAESADAALQGDPALQDAGDSSRKEYFI; encoded by the exons ATGGCCTCCGCCTCCACCACAATGCACATTACCACCATTGCACATGAGCTCTCATCACAGATCCCCACCATAATGGAGATTCCCATGACTTCAG AGCCTGATCCAGGGATGGCCTCCGCCTCCACCACATTGGACATTGCCATCATTGCAG GCGTGATTGCCGCTGTGGCCATCGTCCTAGTCTGCCTCCTCTTTGTCATGCTGCACTACATGTACCGGCACAAGGGCACGTACCACACCAATGAGGCCAAGGGCACAGAGTTTGCTGAGAGTGCAGATGCAGCCCTGCAGGGCGACCCTGCCCTCCAAGATGCTGGTGACAGCAGCAGAAAGGAGTACTTTATTTGA
- the GYPC gene encoding glycophorin-C isoform X3, whose protein sequence is MASASTTLDIAIIAGVIAAVAIVLVCLLFVMLHYMYRHKGTYHTNEAKGTEFAESADAALQGDPALQDAGDSSRKEYFI, encoded by the exons ATGGCCTCCGCCTCCACCACATTGGACATTGCCATCATTGCAG GCGTGATTGCCGCTGTGGCCATCGTCCTAGTCTGCCTCCTCTTTGTCATGCTGCACTACATGTACCGGCACAAGGGCACGTACCACACCAATGAGGCCAAGGGCACAGAGTTTGCTGAGAGTGCAGATGCAGCCCTGCAGGGCGACCCTGCCCTCCAAGATGCTGGTGACAGCAGCAGAAAGGAGTACTTTATTTGA
- the GYPC gene encoding glycophorin-C isoform X2 translates to MASASTTMHITTIAEPDPGMASASTTLDIAIIAGVIAAVAIVLVCLLFVMLHYMYRHKGTYHTNEAKGTEFAESADAALQGDPALQDAGDSSRKEYFI, encoded by the exons ATGGCCTCCGCCTCCACCACAATGCACATTACCACCATTG CAGAGCCTGATCCAGGGATGGCCTCCGCCTCCACCACATTGGACATTGCCATCATTGCAG GCGTGATTGCCGCTGTGGCCATCGTCCTAGTCTGCCTCCTCTTTGTCATGCTGCACTACATGTACCGGCACAAGGGCACGTACCACACCAATGAGGCCAAGGGCACAGAGTTTGCTGAGAGTGCAGATGCAGCCCTGCAGGGCGACCCTGCCCTCCAAGATGCTGGTGACAGCAGCAGAAAGGAGTACTTTATTTGA